A section of the Amblyomma americanum isolate KBUSLIRL-KWMA chromosome 2, ASM5285725v1, whole genome shotgun sequence genome encodes:
- the myd gene encoding stromal cell derived factor mayday, which yields MSKKACREIGYAVMNVVVASFLISGVWSVPLPFNASQPLPGLTVKRIHEKVTDFSKSRFANINPADLNASLIKPPDHLEGLPMERDGQLNAQYRKEVLLGAESSKQEADEVLLRAVFAKVDANHDGQLTISELEKWIAAKVKEHYAQAVRDNFWIFSALDKNHDGRVSWEEYHVNFMIEKGFDDKYAKNHPEDHKTLDRDLKERILLDKAMWFEAANSDPDALNIDEFLTFRHPEHSHVSLIKMVNDIISNLDENGDEQLSKDEFAQLGPDEMKHTTKEEWKKERIQEFEQNIDLNGDGQASRQELLMYNDPENPVHARSEARELVLEADSDGDNQLSLEEVLAKKDVFLGSKMVNTAKNIHDEF from the exons ATGAGCAAGAAGGCGTGCAGAGAGATCGGCTATGCTGTAATGAACGTCGTCGTGGCATCCTTCCTCATTAGCGGTGTTTGGAGCGTTCCGTTGCCGTTCAACGCAAGTCAGCCTCTTCCGGGATTAACTGTAAAACGTATTCACGAAAAGGTTACTGATTTCAGCAAGAGTAGGTTTGCAAATATTAACCCCGCTGACCTCAATGCAAGCCTAATCAAACCGCCCGACCACCTTGAAGGACTGCCTATGGAAAGGGATGGACAGCTGAACGCTCAGTACCGAAAGGAAGTACTGCTGGGAGCCGAAAGTTCAAAGCAGGAAGCAGATGAAGTCCTCCTACGTGCTGTGTTCGCCAA GGTCGATGCCAACCATGATGGGCAACTCACTATTTCAGAACTGGAAAAGTGGATTGCAGCTAAAGTTAAAGAGCACTATGCTCAGGCCGTCAGGGACAACTTTTGGATTTTCTCTGCACTCGACAAAAATCATGACG GGCGGGTGTCGTGGGAAGAATATCATGTGAACTTCATGATAGAAAAAGGCTTTGATGACAAGTATGCCAAGAATCACCCTGAGGATCACAAGACACTTGACAGAGACT TGAAGGAAAGGATTCTGCTTGACAAAGCCATGTGGTTTGAAGCAGCAAACTCTGATCCTGATGCTTTGAATATTGATGAGTTCCTTACCTTCCGGCACCCAGAGCATAGCCATGTCTCATTAATCAAGATGGTGAATGACATTATCAGCAATCTTG ATGAAAATGGAGATGAACAGCTCTCCAAGGATGAGTTTGCACAACTTGGTCCTGATGAGATGAAGCACACAACCAAGGAGGAGTGGAAGAAAGAACGCATTCAAGAGTTTGAACAAAACATTGACCTCAATGGAGATGGACAGGCTAGTCGCCAGGAGTTGCTG ATGTACAATGACCCTGAGAACCCTGTTCATGCAAGGAGTGAAGCACGAGAACTGGTGCTCGAGGCAGATAGTGATGGGGACAACCAGCTAAGTTTGGAAGAGGTGCTTGCCAAAAAGGACGTGTTCCTTGGGAGCAAAATGGTGAACACAGCTAAGAACATCCATGACGAGTTTTGA